The following is a genomic window from Verrucosispora sp. WMMD573.
TGGCGGCGCGGAGCGACGTGGATTCCGTCCCAGCCGGCCAGTCGTCGACCGGGCGCGCTATGCGGCGTACGAGGCGGTCGCGGCGGTGCACCGCGACGACGCGTACGCCAATCTGGTGCTGCCGGCGATCCTGACCGACGCGGGCCTGGTCGGCCGGGACGCCGCCTTCACCACCGAGCTGACCTACGGCACCCTGCGCCATCTGGGCACCCTCGACGCGATCCTGACCGACGCGGCCGGGCGGGACGTGCAGCGGATCGATCCGCCGGTCCGCGACGCGCTGCGTATCGGCACATACCAACTGCTGCACACCCGGGTGCCGGCGCACGCGGCGGTCTCCTCCACCGTCGACCTGGTCCGGGCGGTCGGCCAGGGCGCCACCGGCTTCGCCAACGCCGTGCTGCGCGAGGTCGCCACCCGCGACGCCGACGAGTGGGTGACCCGCCTGGCACCCCCGGCCGAGAGTGACCCGATCGGACACCTCGCGCTGGCCTACAGCCATCCACAGTGGATCGTGCGGGCGTTCAGCGAGGCGCTCGGTGGCGACCTCGGCGAGACGACCCGTTTGCTGATCGAGGACAACGAGCGACCGCCGGTGCACCTGTGCGCCCGGCCCGGCCTGGTCGACCCGGTCGACCTCGCCGACGAGGTGGGCGGCGCGCCCGGCGCCTTTTCGCCGTACGCGGTCTACCTCGCCGGTGGCGCGCCGGGGGAGCTGGCGGCGGTGGCCGACGGCCGGGCGCACGTCCAGGACGAAGGTTCCCAACTGGTGGCGGACGCGCTGGCGCTGGCGCCGGTGGACGGGCCGGACGGCCGGTGGCTCGACCTGTGCGCCGGGCCGGGCGGCAAGTCGGGCCTGCTCGGGGCCCTCGCCGCACAGCGGGACGCGCGGCTGACCGCCGTGGAGGTGGCCGAGCATCGCGCCCGGCTGGTCGCCGGTGCCACCCGAGGGCTGCCGGTCACCGTGCTGAACACCGACGGTCGGCTGGTGGGCACCGAGCCGAAACTGCCGGAGGAACACTTCGACCGGGTGCTCGTCGACGCACCGTGCACCGGGCTCGGCTCGTTGCGCCGCCGCCCCGAGTCGCGCTGGCGGCGTCAGCCGTCCGACCTGTCCGCCCTGACCCGGTTGCAGCGCGAGTTGCTCGCCGCCGGGTTGCGGGCGGTCCGCCCGGGCGGGGTGGTGGCCTACGTGACCTGTTCGCCGCACACCGTGGAGACGCACGTGACGGTGACCGAGGCGGCCCGCCGCAGCGGGGTGCCGGTCGACTTCGTGGATGCCCGTACGGTGCTGCCGGCCGGCATGCCGGGGCTGGGCGACGGACCGACGGTGCAGTTGTGGCCGCACCGGCACGGCACCGACGCCATGTTCCTCGCCCTGCTCCGCCGCACCTGATCCGGACCGGGTAGCGCCGGGGATCCGGCGTGGCGTGCCCGGTCTGCGGACCGCCCGCCGTCGGGATCCGCGCGTGGCGTG
Proteins encoded in this region:
- a CDS encoding transcription antitermination factor NusB; protein product: MRETAARGGAERRGFRPSRPVVDRARYAAYEAVAAVHRDDAYANLVLPAILTDAGLVGRDAAFTTELTYGTLRHLGTLDAILTDAAGRDVQRIDPPVRDALRIGTYQLLHTRVPAHAAVSSTVDLVRAVGQGATGFANAVLREVATRDADEWVTRLAPPAESDPIGHLALAYSHPQWIVRAFSEALGGDLGETTRLLIEDNERPPVHLCARPGLVDPVDLADEVGGAPGAFSPYAVYLAGGAPGELAAVADGRAHVQDEGSQLVADALALAPVDGPDGRWLDLCAGPGGKSGLLGALAAQRDARLTAVEVAEHRARLVAGATRGLPVTVLNTDGRLVGTEPKLPEEHFDRVLVDAPCTGLGSLRRRPESRWRRQPSDLSALTRLQRELLAAGLRAVRPGGVVAYVTCSPHTVETHVTVTEAARRSGVPVDFVDARTVLPAGMPGLGDGPTVQLWPHRHGTDAMFLALLRRT